The Hippoglossus hippoglossus isolate fHipHip1 chromosome 24, fHipHip1.pri, whole genome shotgun sequence genomic interval ACGTGTGTTACATCTATGTGGGATCGATACCTTTAACACTAATGGTCATGTACGGATCGATGCACTGCCCGGCGTCCTTCAGGCCGATTTTCTCAATCGTTATTGTTAGAAGCGACATCCCCGGTTCTGAAGGTAACCGTGGCAACAAGGTACCTGTGAAGGACAAAGGGTTATGGGCATTAGCGGTTACCATAGCAATACGTGGTGACATCACCTGTATGCTTTTAATCATTTGACGACAGGCTTTAGTGTTAAGTTACCGTTCaggtatttaaaaatgaatcagtTATAAAGAGCCTGAATCTCAATACACTTCCTGATTAGCATCTGTTCCACTGGCGTTCGCTCCTTACTGAGTTATAGTCGCTAACTTTGCTGTTAAATGCTGGACAGGATGTTCACACTGAAAACAGATGGCTGCTGGAGCTGAGCACGCCCAAGACGGAAAGTTTCAGTCTGTAAAGCCAAAGCAAAAAGCTGAGAGTAGCTCAAAGGCTTTGTAAATATGAGTTGGGTGATAATTCTCAGTGTATTTGTCACCATcagcaatttaaaaatattgatGAGAGCATCTCTGATCTGAACTGTGGTATCTTCTACTGTGCTCGCCTATGAATTTTGACCATATTGGCCACCATAGCCTGTCTGATTCTTCAAAATAACTTTTGAACGTGGATCTGGAAAAAGGGGGAAGgtccaggaatcttttttccATTCTactaaacattgtgagataaggcgTTTATCTGATAAGGTTATCAGCTCTCTGTTGGTGAACAAGAAAATTAAAGTCTATAAATAGTATGTAAATAGACAAATCCTAAACCATACAATCAAAACAGCAAGTAtctaattttaaaatgtatatgcaAGCTTTTTagtcacaaaagaaaaacattgtctGTCGCGCAGAAGAGACGTCAGATACCGTCGGTTGATAGAAGCCGTACCTTGCGAAGCTGCAAATGAAGCGGGCAGGCAGGAATGAGCCATGAAGCCATGCACAGCACCGACAGAGagaacacaaagacacacgGTCAAACAGCCCGCACAAACCAGACAAAatcacacagccacacaaacatCTGGTGGACAGACAGTACCAGGGGCTCGCGGGGGGAACGCCTCCGTCGATCCTGCTCCTGCCgctgcatcctcctcctcctccagctccaggttCTCCTCTTCACCTGGAGCGAGGATTTTCCTGACGAAATGAACAGTGaatgaaaagtttaaaaatcaATGCAGAACAGAAGATCCTACACTTTCTAGCTTGAGACTCATTGTGTGATGGATATTTACTTCAAGGGCACCGGCTGGACATCGAAAGGAAACTGTTTGTTGTGCGTCAGTAGATTTTTAATGACTGTTGACAAATTGAGAAAGATACACGTAAGAGAAACAGTCCACAGGGATGTGAAGAGCATTAGCTGACAAGACAAACACCTACTGGTTTCCAGTGTCTTCAGGTCTTCTAACTTGAAGTCATCTTTGGACTGTGTGCACTGCAGGACAGAGGAAGTAACAGTTTAAattcaatcatcaatcaataaCTTCTATTTCTGCAATGATGATTTTAAGATGTTTAAATCAGATTATATTTACTCAATGTAATCAattgtaaaacaataaatacacatgttGCACAAAGGTGGTTGTGATGATGGAGTTTGGATTTCCGAGCTCAGTATTTCTAAATCTGTGTATTTTCATTCAagcttttgtttcatttcattgaattttattattttctatcttgttttaccttttttttgtaTCCTTTAGCTGGGCTGATGTAATATCCGATTGAATCAAATATtctctatttatctatttgcTCATTGCTCATAAAGAACGACACAAACCTGCAAACTGGCACTTCTCATTTCCAAGCATGTTGAAATCTTTCCTAACGTTTTCTGgcaaaagggagagaaagataaGGAAGTTTAGTTTATGCAAATCACCGGACTTTCCCGTCCGCAGGTTAACGAGGTGTAATGATTACCTTCTGATCCTCTGTGAAGTCGGAAGGGCCTGTCGACTGGACCTCTTTCTGCAGCTGCCTCGCCAGACTAAATCCACCAATAAGAACACAGTTAGAACATTCTACACAATGAAACTCTGAAGGATGCCTCTGATGTTAAACCACTGTATGTGATGCATGCATCTCTGGGCCCCCTGGTGGTCAAGGAGCTAAAGAAGATCGAGAGATTTTGTGTGAATGCAGGAAAAATTCCTCTACATTAATGAAACCCACCCAC includes:
- the aida gene encoding axin interactor, dorsalization-associated protein isoform X1, with protein sequence MSDVNKTVQKWLCSFKKATDFDSWGQLVEAIDEYHILARQLQKEVQSTGPSDFTEDQKKTLGKISTCLEMRSASLQCTQSKDDFKLEDLKTLETIIKNLLTHNKQFPFDVQPVPLKKILAPGEEENLELEEEEDAAAGAGSTEAFPPRAPASQGTLLPRLPSEPGMSLLTITIEKIGLKDAGQCIDPYMTISVKDSNGLDLNPVQDTPVATRKEDTYIHFGVEVEIQRHVEKLAKGAAIFFEFKHYKPKKRFTSTKCFAFMELDEIKPGPIVIELYKKPTDFKRKKLQLLTKKPLYLHLLQTLHKDS
- the aida gene encoding axin interactor, dorsalization-associated protein isoform X2, which codes for MSDVNKTVQKWLCSFKKATDFDSWGQLVEAIDEYHILARQLQKEVQSTGPSDFTEDQKKTLGKISTCLEMRSASLQCTQSKDDFKLEDLKTLETIIKNLLTHNKQFPFDVQPVPLKKILAPGEEENLELEEEEDAAAGAGSTEAFPPRAPGTLLPRLPSEPGMSLLTITIEKIGLKDAGQCIDPYMTISVKDSNGLDLNPVQDTPVATRKEDTYIHFGVEVEIQRHVEKLAKGAAIFFEFKHYKPKKRFTSTKCFAFMELDEIKPGPIVIELYKKPTDFKRKKLQLLTKKPLYLHLLQTLHKDS